From Scophthalmus maximus strain ysfricsl-2021 chromosome 14, ASM2237912v1, whole genome shotgun sequence, one genomic window encodes:
- the mpc2b gene encoding mitochondrial pyruvate carrier 2b encodes MAALRASYHRILDKIEHMLPAKLRPLYNHPAGPKTVFFWAPMFKWGLVGAGLADMTRPAEKLSTSQSAVLTATGLIWSRYSLVIIPKNWNLFAVNFFLGCAGSSQLYRIWRHDQDKKAQAKAVAES; translated from the exons ATGGCTGCGCTCAGAGCGTCCTACCACAGGATCTTGGACAAGATCGAGCACATGTTGCCCGCCAAACTGAGACCTCTCTACAACCACCCGGCAG gTCCTAAAACAGTTTTCTTCTGGGCCCCAATGTTTAAATGG GGGCTGGTTGGAGCTGGTTTGGCTGATATGACTCGACCGGCAGAAAAACTCAGTACCTCCCAGTCTGCAGTGCTGACGGCCACAG GGCTCATCTGGTCCAGATACTCATTGGTCATAATCCCTAAGAACTGGAACCTGTTTGCTGTCAACTTCTTCCTCGGCTGTGCGGGGAGCTCCCAGCTCTACAGGATCTGGAG GCACGATCAGGACAAGAAGGCGCAGGCTAAAGCCGTTGCAGAGTCCTGA